A genomic window from Salvia miltiorrhiza cultivar Shanhuang (shh) chromosome 5, IMPLAD_Smil_shh, whole genome shotgun sequence includes:
- the LOC130986679 gene encoding zinc finger CCCH domain-containing protein 44-like isoform X3 — protein sequence MENIETLLAAVAQTQGFDDDDDEPVASTPSVENSASAPVTQLVAADVRPSPAVGQVIGAGEKRKRGRPPKAQLAVNPPPPKRIKVEDEEEDVCFICFDGGSLVLCDRKGCPKAYHPACIKRDEAFFQSKAKWNCGWHICSVCRKASYFTCYTCTYSLCKSCIKKEDFLCVRGNKGFCSTCIKPIMLIENKDQATNDSIKVDFDDKLSWEYLFKMYWLLLKEKLSLTLSEITQAKNPWKIVATEACKPQFNNVLPAAVGGEVSESNRSTEHLELNKPHVDANFVQNDGLRTSSNGNHVGKRHGDKEEMRSSCNNDTLKPNTDIVTDQTRTDKDTSDPVVEKDLDNSSTVKDTDMSCITKNTNTRESDKPASDSEWASKDLLEFVAHMKNGDTSAILQFDVQTLLLEYIKRNNLRDPRRKSQIICDQRLKSLFGKPRVGHIEMLKLLEFHFLIKEDSHKNSFIPAGFVSSMANDVESDGKMFGLAMPVNSRKRKTRKKSEDRAPHHDLNEYAAIDVYNISLIYLRRNLMENLLDDRENFNNNVVGSIVRIRISTNDQKPEVNRLVQVVGTSKVAEPYKIGNRTADVMLEVSNLDKKEVVSIDGISNQEFTEWLEAEVLKLNHLRDRASEKGHKKELRECVDKLQLLKSPEERKRRISEVPEIHADPKMNPDYESEEDNRSGGDGKKDEYVRPSYFRFPRNAQKTSSSKQGKEERSTEAKNKIIEKTDASGSSSGRNDQAMQRSGLETSTATAFTGSSPSADNIETEKLWHYRDPNGKIQGPFSMMQLRKWSTTGLFPPDMRIWTNHEQYDSLLLTDALSGKLHAASDLSHALSSGSCGNKPPEGIGVREGTDGTSKDSNKQAEATGVMKVDEAGSSGWPQCWDLLKDSSSSVNDVKPRNLPPPSSSGTRHAALTDRCQGGDDPNRGSQTGEKTSVGLTQSPIMTSGHEHQSRSNNEDRARKPYEENSRSLIIDLSSNNIESGSVSAPVLEPPDSSKQAEDVDILFLPSPTPKVENQSFVSADVPQQNSGVLELLSPTPKSNNENEGAQATQTKPDGFVNLLVSNSGPGWNASVQLPEVDDEWCGYSPTPARPSVQEWDPGLVSASPSKPPEVKIEIIDTSPPDSSTHHPMSNMPNWLAIMNEPIEFVALGEDSVSDLLAEVDAMESQGTLPSPTSAIKFARELLEDCKDDCFSSIEEFSSSTEPRRSDAVSSTSDVHLSSRSSEPSKLNGTSPVDAFDFFRRSSVNSSASSEGETNAPVHSSDTGSEFHPPSLTYANQEITGATMAPGTVSDGSDPGWGTLQGNMGNINLVTVQGNVNLVLGGPGQGMANLGWGTNAGPTWANPSTNRSPRNGSLPWDGQRKYGSERFSSPREWGGYQGGEAGFGRGRPPWGRQPYGGGGGGYSRPPPKGQRVCKFYEGGHCKKGAFCDYLHP from the exons ATGGAGAATATTGAGACTCTGCTAGCTGCTGTAGCTCAGACGCAAGGGtttgatgacgatgatgatgagcCGGTTGCTTCTACGCCGTCGGTGGAGAATTCCGCGTCTGCGCCGGTCACTCAGCTGGTTGCTGCAGATGTTCGGCCTTCTCCGGCGGTGGGGCAGGTGATCGGCGCCGGGGAGAAGCGGAAGAGAGGGCGGCCGCCCAAGGCGCAGCTCGCGGTCAATCCTCCGCCGCCTAAGCGGATTAAAGTtgaggatgaggaggaagaTGTTTGCTTTATTTGCTTCGATGGTGGTTCTTTGGTGCTCTGCGATCGCAA GGGTTGTCCAAAAGCGTATCATCCGGCATGTATTAAGCGAGATGAAGCATTTTTTCAGTCGAAAGCAAAGTGGAACTGCG GGTGGCACATATGCAGTGTATGTCGAAAGGCTTCTTATTTTACGTGCTACACTTGCACTTATTCATTGTGCAAGTCGTGTATCAAGAAAGAAGATTTCTTGTGTGTTAGAGGAAACAAAGGGTTTTGCTCGACATGCATCAAACCTATCATGCTAATTGAAAATAAAGACCAAGCAACTAATGACTCG ATTAAAGTAGATTTTGATGACAAACTTAGCTGGGAGTATCTCTTCAAAATGTATTGGCTACTCTTAAAAGAGAAGTTGTCATTAACATTGAGTGAGATCACTCAAGCTAAAAACCCCTGGAAAATTGTGGCTACGGAAGCTTGCAAGCCGCAGTTCAATAATGTGCTTCCTGCGGCAGTTGGTGGAGAAGTTTCTGAGTCAAATAGGAGTACTGAACACTTGGAGCTGAACAAGCCCCATGTAGATGCTAATTTTGTACAAAATGATGGATTAAGGACATCAAGCAATGGTAACCATGTGGGGAAACGACACGGCGACAAGGAGGAAATGAGGTCAAGTTGCAACAACGATACTTTAAAACCAAACACGGACATAGTCACTGATCAGACACGTACTGACAAAGACACAAGTGACCCAGTCGTCGAGAAGGACCTAGATAATTCTAGCACTGTCAAAGATACCGACATGTCATGCATCACCAAAAACACGAATACCAGAGAGTCAGACAAGCCAGCAAGTGACAGTGAATGGGCATCTAAAGACCTATTGGAGTTTGTTGCACACATGAAGAATGGGGATACATCAGCTATATTGCAGTTTGATGTCCAAACACTATTGCTTGAATACATAAAGAGAAACAACCTCCGGGATCCACGACGGAAGAGTCAAATTATATGTGATCAAAGGCTAAAAAGTTTATTTGGAAAGCCACGTGTTGGTCACATTGAAATGCTGAAGCTTCTTGAGTTTCACTTTCTCATCAAGGAGGATTCTCACAAAAATTCTTTTATTCCTGCTGGATTTGTTAGTTCTATGGCAAATGACGTGGAGAGTGATGGCAAAATGTTTGGGTTGGCAATGCCGGTTAACAGTAGAAAGCGAAAAACTCGTAAGAAGAGTGAAGACAGAGCCCCACACCATGATTTAAACGAATATGCTGCAATTGATGTCTATAACATTAGTTTGATCTATTTGCGGCGTAATTTGATGGAGAATCTTTTAGATGATCGTGAGAATTTCAATAATAATGTTGTTGGTTCTATTGTGAGGATTAGAATATCAACTAATGATCAGAAGCCTGAAGTTAACAGGCTTGTCCAAGTTGTAG GGACTAGTAAGGTGGCTGAGCCCTATAAAATTGGCAACAGGACAGCAGATGTCATGCTTGAAGTTTCAAATTTAGACAAGAAAGAAGTTGTGTCAATTGATGGCATTTCAAATCAAGAGTTTACTGAG TGGCTGGAAGCAGAGGTTTTAAAGCTAAATCATCTTAGAGATCGAGCTAGCGAGAAGGGGCATAAGAAAGA GCTTAGAGAATGTGTGGACAAATTGCAGCTGCTAAAATCCCCTGAGGAGCGCAAGCGCAGAATTTCTGAAGTTCCAGAGATACATGCTGATCCAAAAATGAATCCAGATTATGAATCCGAAGAAGATAACAGAAGTGGTGGCGATGGTAAAAAAG ATGAATACGTGAGGCCAAGCTACTTTCGATTCCCTCGAAATGCACAAAAGACGAGTTCCAGTAAGCAAG GTAAAGAAGAGCGATCTACTGAGGCAAAGAACAAAATAATCGAGAAAACCGATGCCAGCGGATCAAGTAGTGGTAGGAATGATCAAGCCATGCAAAGGTCTGGCTTAGAGACGTCGACTGCAACTGCCTTCACGGGAAGCTCGCCATCAGCTGATAATATAGAAACTGAGAAACTGTGGCATTATCGCGATCCTAATGGTAAGATTCAAGGACCATTTTCCATGATGCAGCTGCGGAAGTGGAGTACAACCGGACTCTTTCCACCTGATATGAGGATATGGACGAATCATGAGCAATACGACTCATTACTTCTCACTGATGCTTTGAGTGGGAAACTCCATGCAGCATCAGATTTATCACATGCACTGTCTTCAGGTTCATGTGGAAACAAGCCTCCCGAGGGAATTGGTGTAAGGGAGGGCACTGACGGGACCAGTAAAGATAGTAATAAACAAGCAGAGGCTACTGGAGTTATGAAGGTGGACGAGGCAGGCTCTTCTGGCTGGCCACAATGTTGGGATTTgctcaaggatagtagttccaGTGTTAATGATGTCAAACCGCGTAATTTGCCTCCTCCATCAAGCTCTGGAACGAGACATGCAGCTTTGACTGATCGATGCCAGGGGGGAGATGATCCCAACCGGGGTTCCCAAACCGGAGAAAAGACCTCAGTCGGGTTAACTCAAAGCCCTATTATGACTAGTGGGCACGAACATCAGAGTCGGTCTAATAATGAGGACCGGGCAAGGAAGCCTTATGAAGAGAATTCGAgatctttaattattgatttgagCTCAAATAATATCGAATCTGGATCCGTTTCTGCACCCGTGCTAGAGCCACCCGACTCGAGTAAACAGGCTGAGGATGTAGATATCTTGTTTCTCCCTAGTCCTACTCCGAAGGTTGAAAACCAGTCATTTGTATCTGCAGATGTCCCTCAGCAGAATTCTGGTGTTTTGGAGCTGCTAAGTCCTACACCAAAATCTAACAATGAAAATGAGGGAGCTCAGGCAACTCAGACCAAGCCAGACGGGTTTGTAAATCTCCTCGTGTCGAACTCAGGGCCGGGCTGGAACGCTAGCGTGCAACTTCCAGAAGTAGACGACGAATGGTGTGGATATTCTCCGACGCCTGCAAGACCATCTGTCCAGGAATGGGATCCGGGCCTCGTCTCTGCATCTCCTTCGAAACCTCCCGAAGTGAAGATTGAGATCATTGACACTTCGCCACCAGATTCTTCGACCCATCATCCTATGTCGAACATGCCTAATTGGCTTGCAATAATGAATGAGCCGATCGAGTTTGTTGCTTTAGGGGAAGATTCAGTGTCAGACTTGTTAGCTGAAGTCGATGCAATGGAATCGCAAGGGACGTTACCTTCACCTACTTCTGCTATCAAGTTTGCTAGGGAATTGCTCGAAGATTGTAAAGATGATTGCTTCAGTTCAATTGAGGAATTCAGTTCGTCAACGGAACCTCGAAGGAGTGATGCAGTGAGCTCCACCAGCGACGTGCACTTGAGTTCCCGGTCGTCGGAGCCAAGCAAGCTGAACGGGACGTCTCCGGTTGACGCCTTCGATTTCTTCCGGAGGTCGAGTGTGAACTCATCTGCAAGCAGTGAGGGGGAGACGAATGCTCCGGTCCATTCCAGTGACACCGGTTCAGAGTTTCACCCCCCATCGCTGACCTACGCAAATCAAGAGATCACCGGTGCGACCATGGCTCCCGGAACGGTGTCCGACGGATCGGACCCTGGGTGGGGAACACTGCAGGGCAACATGGGTAACATCAACCTGGTGACAGTGCAAGGTAATGTGAACCTTGTCCTCGGGGGACCTGGCCAGGGAATGGCGAACCTTGGCTGGGGAACGAACGCAGGACCCACCTGGGCGAACCCGAGCACCAACCGCAGCCCAAGGAACGGAAGCTTGCCGTGGGACGGCCAGCGGAAATATGGCAGCGAGAGGTTCAGCAGTCCTAGAGAATGGGGTGGTTACCAAGGTGGTGAAGCAGGATTTGGGAGGGGCAGGCCGCCGTGGGGTCGGCAGCCatacggcggcggcggcggtggatatTCCCGGCCACCGCCGAAAGGGCAGAGGGTATGTAAATTCTACGAGGGTGGTCACTGTAAAAAGGGCGCTTTCTGTGATTACCTACATCCATGA